A genomic segment from Streptosporangium roseum DSM 43021 encodes:
- a CDS encoding class I SAM-dependent methyltransferase gives MTDFISLPFYDLFHENGHVPEAREKLPPLLAGIRRSILEIGAGTGLITTSLADWTPAEIFALEPSAGMRAMLLSRLNARPELLKRVTVLPCDALSVELDEPVEAIVMINVMYALEPDYRKRLWPVLATRLEPGGLLVFTWRDGGPPAPRPLQELESQQVGRHTYTVLLEILESSEESCEARYLYRITEGDRVISEEEIAGPAYRPVWETIEGELVGAGFVQADAPEGFLAWRLA, from the coding sequence ATGACCGACTTCATCTCCCTCCCCTTCTACGACCTGTTCCACGAAAACGGGCACGTACCGGAGGCCCGTGAGAAGCTTCCCCCGCTTCTCGCCGGGATACGGCGGAGCATCCTGGAGATCGGAGCGGGAACCGGCCTGATCACCACGTCGCTGGCCGACTGGACACCGGCCGAGATCTTCGCGCTGGAGCCCTCGGCCGGCATGCGCGCGATGTTGCTGTCCCGGCTGAACGCGCGCCCGGAGCTGCTGAAGCGTGTGACCGTGCTTCCCTGTGACGCGCTGAGCGTGGAGCTGGACGAGCCGGTCGAGGCCATAGTGATGATCAACGTGATGTACGCCCTGGAACCGGACTACCGCAAGCGGCTCTGGCCGGTGCTGGCGACCCGGCTGGAACCTGGCGGCCTACTGGTTTTCACCTGGCGCGACGGCGGCCCCCCGGCGCCGCGTCCTCTCCAGGAGCTGGAGTCGCAGCAGGTAGGCCGTCACACCTACACGGTCCTGTTGGAGATTCTCGAGTCGAGCGAAGAGTCGTGCGAGGCCCGCTACCTCTATCGGATCACCGAGGGCGACAGAGTCATCAGCGAGGAGGAGATCGCCGGCCCCGCCTACCGTCCCGTGTGGGAGACGATCGAAGGGGAGCTGGTCGGGGCGGGTTTCGTCCAGGCCGACGCGCCCGAGGGGTTCCTCGCCTGGCGGCTCGCCTGA
- a CDS encoding helix-turn-helix domain-containing protein has product MDLAMVAHPSVTLLVDLSEGEGVVYETHGRHERGSVVVGLLPGDLRAAGWGVGECLQIRLEPVAAAALFGASTELSGTVVALEDVWGRDAGRAEDRLRAAASWDERFTIAVDILGRRLGAHPPVDPQVAYTWRRTLTSRGRVRVDGLADEVGWSRKRLWSRFRSQLGITPKRAARLVRFDHAAHLLAAGHAAARVATESGYVDQSHLHREVTTFAGLTPTALAVAPWLAIDDVAWPASSPTQRPAKGGERIPALR; this is encoded by the coding sequence GTGGACCTCGCCATGGTCGCGCACCCGTCCGTCACCCTGCTCGTCGATCTGAGCGAGGGAGAAGGCGTCGTCTACGAAACCCATGGCCGGCACGAGCGCGGCAGTGTCGTCGTCGGGCTCCTCCCCGGCGATCTTCGGGCAGCCGGCTGGGGAGTCGGCGAGTGCCTCCAGATCCGGCTGGAGCCGGTCGCGGCGGCTGCGTTGTTCGGCGCATCGACCGAGCTCAGCGGGACGGTGGTAGCCCTTGAGGATGTCTGGGGCCGCGACGCCGGGCGAGCCGAGGACAGGCTGCGCGCCGCCGCATCGTGGGACGAACGATTCACGATCGCGGTGGACATCCTCGGCCGACGGCTGGGCGCCCACCCACCGGTCGATCCGCAGGTCGCCTACACCTGGCGGCGGACGCTCACCAGCCGGGGGCGGGTGCGGGTCGACGGCCTGGCGGACGAGGTCGGCTGGAGCCGCAAGCGCCTGTGGTCCCGCTTCCGGTCCCAGCTCGGCATCACACCCAAACGCGCCGCCCGACTGGTGCGCTTCGATCACGCCGCCCACCTTCTCGCGGCGGGTCACGCCGCCGCCCGCGTTGCCACCGAGAGCGGCTACGTCGACCAGTCCCACCTCCACCGCGAGGTCACGACGTTTGCCGGGCTCACGCCCACGGCCCTGGCCGTCGCGCCGTGGCTAGCGATCGACGACGTTGCGTGGCCGGCTTCATCGCCAACCCAGCGCCCTGCGAAGGGTGGCGAACGCATCCCCGCCCTTCGTTGA
- a CDS encoding ClpP family protease, producing MGEESKPPLFDTRVRRQLYEGRVLVLDGPLDDDNGTLLATQLIALATQDASTDIALWIHSPGGSVPSMLAIRDIIRLIPCDVSTLAMGIAYSAGQFLLSSGTPGKRRALPHARVLMHQGSAGIGGTAVDIELQADDLRHTRDTVLGLIAEDTGQPVERIFEDSLHDRWYTAQEALDYGFIDAIVQSFDEIAPRDRLRSGFGVTEGVGQ from the coding sequence ATGGGCGAAGAATCGAAACCTCCACTGTTCGACACGCGGGTAAGGCGTCAGCTTTACGAGGGGCGCGTTCTCGTTCTCGACGGTCCTCTCGATGACGACAACGGGACGCTGCTCGCCACGCAATTGATAGCACTCGCCACGCAGGATGCGTCGACCGATATTGCACTGTGGATTCACTCCCCGGGCGGCTCGGTTCCATCGATGCTTGCGATCCGTGACATCATTCGGCTCATTCCGTGTGACGTATCGACCCTCGCGATGGGTATCGCCTACAGCGCCGGGCAATTCTTGCTGTCATCGGGTACCCCGGGGAAGCGCCGCGCCCTGCCGCACGCACGTGTCCTGATGCACCAAGGCTCGGCCGGAATCGGTGGCACCGCAGTCGACATCGAACTGCAGGCCGACGACCTTCGGCATACTCGTGACACGGTGCTCGGACTCATCGCCGAGGACACAGGTCAGCCTGTGGAGCGCATATTCGAGGATTCCCTGCATGATCGCTGGTACACAGCGCAAGAGGCACTGGACTACGGCTTCATAGACGCAATCGTCCAGAGCTTCGACGAAATTGCGCCACGCGATCGCCTGCGGTCCGGATTCGGCGTCACCGAAGGAGTCGGCCAGTGA
- a CDS encoding alpha/beta fold hydrolase gives MSEYDIEHSHGLHVVHDGPRQAPPLLLIHGSGASGGFWSPMVPALVGHHHVIRVDLPGCGQSPPAPPYDVPAQAGRVAALLDDLGLRHVAVGGHSSGGYVATALAEQRPDLVGSLALISSGPSMDALLRQPFILRVLLAPPLGPLLWSRRSDAMIRRGISATAARPVDVPDDVVAGLRDTTYRVMRTVLRRNTAYIAERSVPERLAALKVPVLVIFGAADPRWEPSSAHRYDAVPNARVELLPGVGHLPMLEAPETTSKLLLGFTATGR, from the coding sequence ATGAGTGAGTACGACATTGAGCACTCGCATGGGCTGCACGTGGTCCATGACGGCCCGCGGCAGGCGCCGCCGTTGTTGCTCATCCACGGATCGGGGGCCTCGGGCGGCTTCTGGAGCCCGATGGTCCCGGCACTGGTCGGCCACCATCACGTCATCCGGGTCGACCTCCCGGGCTGCGGCCAGTCCCCGCCCGCGCCGCCGTACGATGTGCCTGCGCAGGCGGGCCGGGTGGCGGCGCTGCTGGACGACCTCGGCCTTCGTCACGTCGCCGTGGGCGGGCACTCCAGCGGCGGCTACGTCGCCACCGCGCTTGCCGAACAACGTCCCGACCTCGTGGGTTCGCTTGCACTGATCAGTAGCGGCCCAAGTATGGACGCGCTCCTTCGGCAGCCGTTCATCCTTCGGGTCCTGTTGGCCCCGCCTTTGGGCCCGCTCCTGTGGTCGAGGCGTTCGGATGCGATGATCCGCAGGGGGATCAGCGCGACGGCCGCTCGCCCGGTGGACGTCCCTGACGACGTGGTCGCCGGCCTACGGGACACCACCTACCGCGTGATGAGGACGGTGCTGCGCCGGAACACCGCGTACATCGCCGAGCGGAGCGTGCCCGAGCGTCTCGCCGCCCTCAAGGTCCCCGTGCTGGTGATCTTCGGCGCTGCCGACCCCCGTTGGGAGCCGTCGTCGGCGCACCGGTACGACGCGGTGCCGAACGCGCGGGTCGAGCTGCTGCCCGGCGTCGGGCACCTACCCATGTTGGAAGCGCCCGAGACGACCAGCAAACTGCTGCTGGGCTTCACGGCAACGGGCCGCTGA
- a CDS encoding ClpP family protease: MSTYTIPNVIAQNPRGERIMDVYSHLLTERIVYLGTAIDAGVANALVAQFIFLESENPDASIQFYINCEGGDPSAMLAIYDTMRYIRPRVETTCVGQAIAVGAVLLAAGAEGKRAALPHARVILHQPAAQGRGTIPDLILQADEVVRVRADIERILSRHTGQTVETLRADTDHDRVFTATAALEYGLLDQIIEERS, encoded by the coding sequence GTGAGCACGTACACGATCCCTAACGTCATCGCCCAGAATCCTCGTGGCGAGCGGATCATGGATGTCTACTCGCATCTTCTCACCGAGCGAATCGTCTATCTGGGGACCGCAATCGATGCAGGCGTCGCGAACGCGCTCGTCGCACAGTTTATTTTTCTGGAGTCAGAAAACCCCGATGCCAGCATACAGTTCTATATCAACTGTGAAGGCGGGGACCCGAGTGCAATGCTCGCGATATATGACACCATGCGCTATATCCGCCCGCGGGTTGAGACAACCTGCGTTGGACAGGCCATCGCGGTGGGTGCCGTCCTTCTCGCCGCGGGCGCCGAAGGAAAACGTGCCGCTCTCCCGCACGCACGGGTAATCCTGCACCAACCGGCCGCTCAGGGACGCGGAACGATCCCCGATCTCATCTTGCAAGCCGACGAGGTCGTACGTGTCCGAGCGGACATCGAGCGCATACTGTCACGGCACACGGGCCAGACTGTCGAGACCCTACGCGCCGACACCGATCACGATCGCGTGTTCACCGCGACCGCGGCCTTGGAGTACGGGCTCCTCGATCAGATCATCGAGGAGCGTTCATAG
- a CDS encoding helix-turn-helix domain-containing protein, whose protein sequence is MASSVPPLRPATDRTDPKSSPAREPLWRHALGERLRGLRHERGEKLSETARRAGVSPQYLSEMERGVKEPSSEMIAAVAGALDVTLVDLTLAVAESLRSAQSSTSRGATCSAAYALAA, encoded by the coding sequence ATGGCCTCCTCTGTCCCGCCGCTACGTCCGGCGACCGATCGGACCGATCCTAAGTCGTCTCCGGCTCGCGAGCCGCTGTGGCGGCACGCGCTCGGTGAGCGTCTCAGAGGTCTTCGTCACGAGCGGGGCGAGAAGTTGAGCGAGACGGCGCGTCGCGCCGGCGTCTCGCCGCAGTATCTCTCCGAGATGGAACGAGGCGTCAAAGAGCCATCGAGCGAAATGATCGCTGCGGTCGCCGGCGCGCTGGATGTCACCCTGGTCGATCTGACCCTTGCCGTTGCCGAGAGCTTGCGGTCTGCTCAGAGCAGCACGTCGAGAGGTGCTACCTGCTCGGCGGCGTATGCTCTGGCCGCGTAG